One stretch of Streptomyces sp. 135 DNA includes these proteins:
- a CDS encoding cytochrome P450: MAQTTRSAAGQTASAASPAPPAPPLKGFRSAELGWPELHRIPHPPRRLPVLGDVLGADVRTPLQDSMRMGRRLGPIFRRKAFGKEFVFVWGADLVADLADESRFAKHVGLGVANLRPVAGDGLFTAYNHEPNWQLAHDILAPGFSREAMAGYHPLILDVARQLTARWDERESAGRPVDVPGDMTKLTLETIARTGFGHDFGSFERSAPHPFVTAMVGTLSFAQRRNVVPPLLAPLVLRGADRRNEADMAYLNRTVDAVVAARRASSGSGGHGDLLDRMLEVAHPDTGERLSPENIRRQVITFLVAGHETTSGALSFALHYLSRSPEVLARARAEVDEVWGAAGEPAYEQVAKLRYVRRVLDESLRLWPTAPGFAREAREDTALGGEHPMRRGAWALVLAAMLHRDPTAWGERPEEFDPDRFAPSAVRARPAHVFKPFGTGARACIGRQFALHEATLVLGLLLRRYDLHADPGYRLRVAERLTLMPDGLTLRLTRRSAGA; encoded by the coding sequence ATGGCGCAGACGACGCGGTCCGCGGCCGGGCAGACGGCGTCCGCGGCTTCCCCGGCACCCCCGGCACCCCCGCTCAAGGGGTTCCGCAGCGCCGAGCTGGGCTGGCCGGAGCTGCACCGGATACCGCACCCGCCGCGCCGCCTGCCCGTGCTCGGCGACGTCCTGGGCGCCGACGTACGGACGCCGTTGCAGGACTCGATGCGGATGGGGCGGCGGCTCGGGCCCATCTTCCGGCGCAAGGCGTTCGGCAAGGAATTCGTCTTCGTGTGGGGCGCGGACCTCGTCGCCGACCTGGCCGACGAGTCGCGCTTCGCCAAACACGTGGGCCTCGGGGTGGCCAACCTCCGTCCGGTCGCGGGCGACGGACTGTTCACGGCGTACAACCACGAGCCCAACTGGCAGCTGGCGCACGACATCCTCGCCCCGGGGTTCAGCCGCGAGGCGATGGCGGGGTACCACCCGCTCATACTGGACGTCGCCCGGCAGTTGACGGCACGCTGGGACGAGCGGGAGTCGGCGGGCCGGCCGGTGGACGTGCCGGGCGACATGACGAAGCTGACGCTGGAGACGATCGCCCGCACCGGCTTCGGGCACGACTTCGGCTCGTTCGAGCGGTCGGCGCCGCACCCCTTCGTGACGGCCATGGTCGGCACGCTGTCCTTCGCCCAGCGCCGCAACGTCGTCCCCCCGCTGCTGGCCCCGCTGGTACTGCGCGGTGCCGACCGGCGCAATGAAGCCGACATGGCGTACCTCAACCGCACCGTGGACGCGGTGGTCGCCGCCCGCCGCGCCTCGTCCGGTTCGGGCGGCCACGGCGATCTGCTCGACCGCATGCTGGAGGTGGCCCATCCGGACACCGGGGAGCGGCTGTCTCCGGAGAACATCCGCCGCCAAGTCATCACCTTCCTTGTCGCCGGGCACGAGACGACCTCCGGAGCGCTGTCGTTCGCGCTGCACTACCTGTCGCGATCCCCGGAGGTGCTCGCCCGCGCTCGGGCGGAGGTCGACGAGGTGTGGGGCGCCGCCGGGGAGCCCGCGTACGAGCAGGTGGCCAAGTTGCGGTACGTACGGCGGGTGCTCGACGAGTCGCTGCGGCTGTGGCCGACCGCGCCCGGGTTCGCCCGTGAGGCGCGCGAGGACACCGCGCTCGGGGGCGAGCACCCGATGCGCCGGGGCGCGTGGGCGCTGGTCCTCGCCGCGATGCTGCACCGCGATCCGACCGCGTGGGGCGAGCGCCCCGAGGAGTTCGACCCCGATCGGTTCGCCCCTTCGGCGGTACGCGCGCGGCCCGCCCATGTCTTCAAGCCGTTCGGCACCGGAGCGCGGGCCTGCATCGGACGCCAGTTCGCGCTGCACGAGGCCACGTTGGTGCTCGGCCTGCTGCTGCGCCGCTACGACCTGCACGCCGATCCCGGTTACCGGCTGCGCGTCGCCGAGCGCCTGACCCTCATGCCGGACGGCCTCACTTTGCGGCTCACCCGGCGCTCAGCGGGCGCGTAG
- a CDS encoding TetR/AcrR family transcriptional regulator, translating into MAANPQERTRRRMSTQERREQLLSVGARLFAQKPYDDVWIERVAEIAGVSRGLLYHYFPTKRDFFAAVVQRESERMLRLTAAVPGLPVREQITTGLDAFLGYVESHAQGFRAFHRAEAAGDPLVREVYGDGLAAQERQILAALAADPHATDIIRDPPALRLAVRGWLAFMVAVCLEWLAEPELTRDQVRDLCAKALLGAITR; encoded by the coding sequence ATGGCCGCGAACCCACAGGAGCGCACGCGCCGCAGGATGAGCACGCAGGAGCGGCGTGAGCAGCTGCTTTCCGTCGGGGCGCGCCTTTTCGCGCAGAAGCCCTACGACGATGTGTGGATCGAGCGGGTCGCGGAGATCGCGGGCGTCTCACGCGGGCTCCTCTATCACTACTTCCCGACCAAAAGGGACTTCTTTGCCGCCGTCGTGCAGCGCGAGAGCGAGCGCATGCTGCGTCTGACGGCGGCGGTGCCGGGTCTGCCGGTGCGGGAGCAGATCACCACCGGACTCGACGCGTTCCTCGGCTACGTGGAGAGCCACGCGCAGGGCTTCCGTGCCTTCCACCGGGCCGAGGCGGCGGGCGACCCGCTGGTCCGCGAGGTCTACGGCGACGGCCTCGCGGCCCAGGAACGGCAGATCCTCGCGGCCCTCGCCGCGGACCCGCACGCCACGGACATCATCCGGGATCCGCCCGCGCTGCGCCTCGCGGTGCGGGGGTGGCTCGCCTTCATGGTGGCCGTCTGCCTGGAATGGCTCGCCGAACCGGAGCTGACGCGCGACCAGGTGCGCGACCTGTGCGCCAAGGCGCTGCTGGGCGCGATCACGCGCTGA
- a CDS encoding HAD family phosphatase has translation MYDATNRPADAVRPRPGHGHRHGIVLFDMFGVIARHQSEDGKARLVATAGVPEAPFWAAYWGLRQPYDRGDVTGPGYWRQVADALGTGFRPGQVARLVEADILSWSGVDDTMVALIEELAAAGRRIALLSNIPEELAVHYEERHAWLKHFQVRAFSCRIGHAKPEPGAYRWCLDALGAEAGKVLFVDDREENVLAAEAGGLRGHLFTTPAALRKALRLSA, from the coding sequence ATGTACGACGCGACGAACCGCCCGGCGGACGCCGTCCGCCCCCGCCCCGGGCACGGGCACAGGCACGGCATCGTCCTCTTCGACATGTTCGGCGTGATAGCGCGCCACCAGTCCGAGGACGGCAAGGCCCGTCTGGTCGCCACCGCGGGCGTGCCGGAGGCGCCCTTCTGGGCGGCCTACTGGGGGCTGCGTCAGCCGTACGACCGCGGTGACGTGACCGGCCCCGGCTACTGGCGGCAGGTCGCCGACGCCCTCGGCACCGGCTTCAGGCCCGGTCAGGTCGCGCGGCTCGTCGAGGCCGACATCCTCAGCTGGAGCGGCGTCGACGACACAATGGTCGCGCTGATCGAGGAACTCGCGGCGGCGGGCCGGCGGATCGCACTCCTCTCCAACATCCCCGAAGAGCTGGCCGTCCACTACGAAGAGCGGCACGCCTGGCTCAAGCACTTCCAGGTGCGCGCGTTCTCCTGCCGCATCGGCCACGCCAAGCCCGAGCCCGGCGCCTACCGCTGGTGCCTGGACGCGCTGGGCGCCGAGGCGGGCAAGGTGCTGTTCGTCGACGACCGCGAGGAGAACGTCTTGGCCGCCGAGGCCGGCGGCCTGCGCGGCCACCTCTTCACCACCCCGGCCGCCCTGCGGAAGGCGCTGCGCCTCAGCGCGTGA
- a CDS encoding DeoR/GlpR family DNA-binding transcription regulator — protein MTHPSRGSTSRDRLRQITDAVREAGRLGVAELAELTGASEMTIRRDLEALAEQGVLERYRGGARSLLLRGEEPPFALREQEGLEVKRRIAAEVAGLIADGESVLLDSGTTCLEVARAVEHRRLTVLPLSLQAVNALSGAPRLTLLVPGGRPRPGELALTGPLTTASLAALRFDTAVIGCCGLTAADGLTAYDLDDAAVKRAAIASSRRVIAVADATKLSRTALAFVAPATALHAVVTDGAAPDEETDALAAAGVTVRKV, from the coding sequence GTGACCCACCCCAGCAGAGGCAGCACCAGCAGAGATCGACTACGGCAGATCACCGACGCCGTACGGGAGGCGGGCCGGCTCGGCGTCGCGGAACTCGCCGAGCTCACCGGCGCTTCCGAGATGACCATCCGGCGCGACCTGGAGGCCCTGGCCGAACAGGGCGTACTGGAGCGCTACCGCGGCGGCGCGCGGAGCCTGCTGCTGCGCGGGGAGGAACCACCCTTCGCACTGCGGGAGCAGGAGGGCCTTGAGGTGAAGCGGCGCATCGCCGCCGAGGTGGCCGGGCTGATCGCCGACGGAGAGTCCGTCCTCCTGGACAGCGGCACCACCTGCCTGGAGGTCGCCCGCGCCGTCGAACACCGGCGGCTGACCGTGCTGCCGCTCTCCCTCCAGGCGGTGAACGCGCTGAGCGGCGCGCCCCGGCTGACGCTGCTCGTACCCGGCGGCCGGCCGCGACCCGGCGAGCTGGCCCTGACCGGCCCACTCACCACGGCCTCCCTGGCCGCGCTGCGCTTCGACACCGCCGTCATCGGATGCTGCGGCCTCACCGCGGCGGACGGCCTGACCGCCTACGACCTGGACGACGCCGCGGTCAAGCGGGCCGCCATCGCCTCGTCCCGCCGTGTCATCGCCGTCGCGGACGCCACCAAGCTCTCCCGCACCGCCCTCGCCTTCGTCGCGCCCGCCACCGCCCTCCACGCCGTCGTCACCGACGGCGCCGCGCCGGACGAGGAGACCGACGCGCTGGCCGCGGCGGGCGTGACCGTACGAAAGGTATGA
- a CDS encoding MFS transporter, giving the protein MERTLRAGRLATFAYFALNGFLMGMWIVHIPAIEDRAGISHAVLGWLLLLLGAGAFVGMQLVGPLTDRLGARVVVPVSAALCSAAVVLPGLATNVWTLGAALLVLGLGNGGLDVSMNAHAVQVERGYRRPVMSAFHATFSIGGVLAALVGARTLSWDLSPAATLGAVALLGLAAAALSAPALLRPEPAARTKAADGAAAGDGAEVLAAGTNARRRTPRRIWALAALALMLMLCEGVANDWSVLHLRDVLDAPAATAALAYGAFSTAMTVGRLLADRVAARFGPVAILRYGAALAGAGLTVAALSPWTPAALFGWTVFGAGLSGCIPQLFSAAGHADEDAAGVNVSRVAGLGYLGMLAGPAVIGPLTHLVPLNLTFFLPVAFCVIAACTAGILRDPRPEPRTPEAAARV; this is encoded by the coding sequence ATGGAAAGAACACTGCGGGCCGGACGGCTGGCCACCTTCGCCTACTTCGCCCTGAACGGCTTCCTCATGGGCATGTGGATCGTCCACATCCCCGCCATCGAGGACCGCGCGGGGATCAGCCACGCCGTGCTCGGCTGGCTCCTGCTGCTGCTCGGCGCGGGAGCCTTCGTCGGCATGCAGCTCGTCGGCCCCCTCACCGACCGCCTCGGTGCCCGCGTCGTCGTGCCGGTCAGCGCCGCGCTGTGCAGCGCGGCCGTCGTCCTCCCCGGCCTCGCCACGAACGTCTGGACGCTGGGCGCCGCCCTGCTCGTCCTCGGCCTCGGCAACGGCGGCCTGGACGTCAGCATGAACGCCCACGCGGTCCAGGTGGAGCGCGGCTACCGACGGCCCGTCATGTCCGCCTTCCACGCCACGTTCTCCATCGGCGGTGTCCTCGCCGCGCTGGTCGGCGCCCGCACGCTCAGCTGGGACCTGAGCCCCGCGGCGACCCTCGGCGCGGTGGCGCTGCTCGGCCTGGCCGCCGCCGCGCTGTCGGCGCCCGCGCTGTTGCGGCCCGAACCGGCGGCTCGTACGAAGGCCGCGGACGGCGCGGCCGCGGGCGACGGTGCCGAAGTCCTCGCCGCCGGGACGAATGCACGCAGGCGCACTCCCCGGCGTATCTGGGCCCTTGCCGCCCTCGCCCTCATGCTGATGCTCTGCGAGGGCGTGGCCAACGACTGGAGCGTGCTGCACCTCCGTGACGTCCTGGACGCGCCCGCCGCCACCGCCGCTCTCGCCTACGGCGCCTTCTCCACCGCCATGACCGTCGGCCGCCTGCTGGCCGACCGGGTGGCGGCCCGCTTCGGCCCGGTGGCGATCCTCCGCTACGGCGCGGCACTGGCGGGGGCCGGACTGACGGTGGCCGCCCTGTCGCCCTGGACCCCGGCGGCGCTCTTCGGCTGGACCGTGTTCGGCGCGGGCCTCTCCGGCTGCATCCCCCAGCTCTTCAGCGCCGCGGGCCACGCGGACGAGGACGCCGCCGGGGTCAACGTCTCGCGCGTCGCGGGGCTCGGTTACCTCGGCATGCTGGCCGGGCCCGCCGTCATCGGGCCGCTGACACACCTCGTACCGCTCAACCTCACGTTCTTCCTGCCGGTGGCGTTCTGCGTCATCGCCGCGTGTACGGCCGGCATCCTGCGCGACCCACGACCGGAGCCGCGCACCCCCGAGGCCGCCGCGCGCGTCTGA
- a CDS encoding ABC transporter ATP-binding protein — MKNPAPAAEPERLPAGETWRALYRHFRPHRAAVAFGAFLTLIGAASGLAQPLAAKALVDRLGADDSITGILVLLTALVILGTAIESVGAYVLERTAESVVLAARRTLIGRLLRLRLPEVERTQPGDLMSRVTSDTTLLRAVTTQSVVSAASGGLTFIATIVLMALMDPVLLCVTLGVIVLIGGAASLAMPKIAQATRRAQEAVGTISTALERAFGAFRTVKASGAERRETEAVQEAALEAWRHGVRAAKWQSVAWSSVGLSVQVSFLAVLGIGGARVASGAISISTLVAFLLFLFYLIDPVSRLVEAASQYQVGSAAIARIVQAERLETEELGTGEFGREGLGTEAAVPAGAGPASVAFEDVTFRYRDDLPYVHHGVSFDVPGPGMTAFVGPSGAGKTTVFGLIERFYEATGGRILVDGKDVSEWPPAELRAVIGYVEQDAPVLAGTVRENLLFAAPDATDAEVREVLVRARLDGVVERLPEGLETVVGHRGSKLSGGERQRVAIARALLRKPRLLLLDEATSQLDAVNELALRDVVTEVSREVTVLVVAHRLSTVMLADRIVVMDAGKVRAVGTHAELVAADPLYGELAATQFLTASESESASESVSAPESAPASA; from the coding sequence GTGAAGAACCCCGCCCCCGCCGCCGAACCCGAGCGGCTCCCGGCCGGGGAGACCTGGCGCGCCCTGTACCGCCACTTCCGTCCGCACCGCGCCGCCGTGGCGTTCGGTGCGTTCCTCACGCTGATCGGTGCGGCGTCCGGCCTCGCGCAGCCGCTCGCGGCCAAGGCGCTCGTGGACCGGCTCGGCGCCGACGACTCGATCACCGGCATCCTCGTGCTCCTCACCGCCCTCGTGATCCTCGGCACCGCGATCGAGTCGGTCGGCGCGTACGTCCTGGAACGCACCGCCGAGTCCGTGGTGCTCGCCGCCCGGCGCACGCTGATCGGGCGGCTGCTGCGGTTGCGCCTCCCGGAGGTGGAGCGGACCCAGCCCGGCGACCTGATGTCCCGGGTCACCTCGGACACCACGCTGTTGCGGGCCGTGACCACTCAGTCCGTGGTGTCCGCCGCGTCCGGCGGCCTGACCTTCATCGCGACGATCGTGCTGATGGCGCTGATGGACCCCGTGCTGCTGTGCGTCACCCTCGGCGTGATCGTGCTGATCGGCGGCGCGGCTTCCCTCGCCATGCCGAAGATCGCGCAGGCGACACGGCGCGCCCAGGAGGCGGTGGGCACCATCTCGACCGCGCTTGAACGGGCGTTCGGGGCTTTCCGTACGGTCAAGGCCTCCGGTGCCGAGCGGCGGGAGACCGAGGCCGTGCAGGAGGCCGCGCTGGAGGCGTGGCGGCATGGCGTACGGGCGGCGAAGTGGCAGTCGGTGGCGTGGAGTTCGGTCGGCCTCTCCGTGCAGGTGTCGTTCCTCGCCGTACTCGGGATCGGCGGCGCGCGGGTCGCGTCCGGGGCGATATCCATCTCGACGCTGGTGGCGTTCCTGCTCTTTCTCTTCTACCTGATCGACCCGGTGTCGCGGTTGGTCGAGGCGGCCTCGCAGTACCAGGTGGGCTCGGCGGCGATCGCACGGATCGTGCAGGCGGAGCGACTCGAAACGGAAGAGCTCGGAACAGGAGAGTTCGGAAGAGAAGGGCTCGGAACGGAAGCGGCGGTCCCGGCCGGCGCCGGTCCCGCTTCGGTGGCCTTCGAGGACGTGACCTTCCGCTACCGCGACGACCTCCCCTACGTCCATCACGGGGTGAGCTTCGACGTGCCGGGCCCCGGCATGACCGCCTTCGTCGGCCCGTCCGGCGCCGGCAAGACGACCGTGTTCGGCCTGATCGAACGGTTCTACGAGGCGACGGGCGGGCGGATCCTGGTCGACGGCAAGGACGTCAGTGAGTGGCCGCCGGCCGAGCTCCGGGCAGTCATCGGCTACGTGGAGCAGGACGCGCCCGTCCTCGCGGGCACCGTCCGCGAGAACCTCCTCTTCGCCGCGCCCGACGCCACCGACGCCGAGGTCCGCGAGGTCCTCGTACGCGCCCGCCTCGACGGCGTCGTCGAACGGCTGCCCGAGGGGCTGGAGACGGTGGTCGGCCACCGGGGCTCCAAGCTGTCCGGTGGGGAGCGGCAGCGCGTGGCCATCGCCAGGGCGCTGCTCAGGAAGCCCCGCCTGCTCCTGCTCGACGAGGCGACCTCGCAACTGGACGCGGTCAACGAACTGGCGCTGCGGGACGTCGTCACGGAGGTGTCCCGCGAGGTGACGGTCCTGGTGGTGGCCCACCGCCTGTCCACGGTGATGCTGGCGGACCGGATCGTGGTGATGGACGCGGGGAAGGTACGGGCGGTGGGGACGCACGCCGAACTGGTGGCGGCGGACCCGCTGTACGGAGAGTTGGCGGCGACCCAGTTCCTGACGGCGTCGGAGTCGGAGTCGGCCTCGGAGTCGGTCTCGGCACCGGAGTCAGCCCCGGCCTCGGCGTGA
- a CDS encoding maleylpyruvate isomerase family mycothiol-dependent enzyme, with product MTRPNPRAVYDGYVTRIADQTAQLVAALDGADAAAPVPGCPGWTLAHLLRHVGGAHGWAETVVRTRATGPVPDHGVADVTPGADDDVATLAARLTDSTARLVETLREAGPDVTVWTPAPGGTPLFWARRMTYETVVHRFDATAAVGGAYTLDVDVALDGLDEWLEFSTLPQAYPSQAEYRALLGPGRSLHFHATDAPEGAGEWFIDLAETPVTVSHIHKKAGTAVRGPLTDLLLLLYQRRSPTAADGIEVLGDEGLFAAWLDGAGHWLRR from the coding sequence ATGACGCGTCCGAACCCCCGTGCGGTGTACGACGGCTATGTCACACGGATCGCCGACCAGACCGCCCAGTTGGTCGCGGCCCTCGACGGCGCCGACGCCGCCGCGCCCGTGCCGGGCTGCCCCGGATGGACCCTCGCCCACCTGCTGCGTCACGTCGGCGGCGCGCACGGCTGGGCCGAGACCGTCGTGCGGACACGGGCCACCGGGCCCGTCCCCGACCATGGCGTCGCCGACGTCACGCCCGGCGCGGACGACGACGTCGCCACACTGGCCGCCCGGCTCACGGACAGCACCGCCCGGCTCGTGGAGACGCTGCGCGAGGCGGGCCCGGACGTCACGGTGTGGACGCCGGCCCCGGGCGGCACGCCGCTGTTCTGGGCGCGGCGCATGACGTACGAGACGGTCGTGCACCGCTTCGACGCGACCGCCGCGGTCGGCGGGGCCTACACCCTGGACGTCGATGTCGCCCTCGACGGCCTCGACGAGTGGCTGGAGTTCAGCACGCTGCCGCAGGCCTACCCGTCGCAGGCCGAGTACCGGGCGCTGCTCGGCCCCGGCCGCAGCCTTCACTTCCACGCCACCGATGCGCCGGAAGGCGCGGGGGAGTGGTTCATCGACCTGGCCGAGACGCCCGTCACCGTGAGCCACATCCACAAGAAGGCGGGCACGGCCGTGCGCGGCCCTCTCACCGACCTCCTGCTCCTCCTCTACCAGCGCCGCTCCCCGACTGCCGCCGACGGCATCGAAGTCCTGGGCGACGAGGGGCTCTTCGCCGCCTGGCTGGACGGGGCGGGCCATTGGCTGCGGAGGTGA
- a CDS encoding GNAT family protein — translation MRRGGGGWTGERVRLRGIEPDDWGAFQRFAAEEARSGDLPRPPGSAEGYRAWAKEQAVAARDGDHVQLVVEAVETGEAIGALAVHHADPQAGRFEYGVTIGADHRGRGYAAEAVVMLLRFMFAERRYNKCEARVFAHNEPSLTLHRRLGFTEEGRLRQHVFLDGRYRDLIVMGLLADEFYDGNDSSRRASSPRDATPSFG, via the coding sequence GTGAGGCGCGGAGGCGGCGGCTGGACAGGTGAACGCGTACGCCTGCGGGGCATCGAGCCCGATGACTGGGGCGCGTTCCAGCGCTTCGCCGCGGAAGAGGCGCGATCGGGGGATCTGCCGCGCCCGCCCGGCTCCGCCGAGGGCTACCGGGCCTGGGCGAAGGAACAGGCCGTGGCCGCGCGCGACGGCGACCACGTCCAGTTGGTGGTCGAAGCCGTCGAGACGGGGGAGGCGATCGGTGCCCTCGCCGTACATCACGCCGATCCGCAGGCAGGCCGGTTCGAGTACGGCGTCACGATCGGCGCCGATCACCGGGGCAGAGGCTACGCGGCGGAAGCCGTCGTGATGTTGCTGCGCTTCATGTTCGCCGAGCGGCGCTACAACAAGTGCGAGGCGCGCGTCTTCGCACACAACGAACCCTCGCTGACACTGCACCGTCGGCTCGGTTTCACCGAAGAAGGCCGCCTCCGTCAGCACGTGTTCCTCGATGGGCGATACCGCGATCTGATCGTGATGGGGCTCCTCGCCGACGAGTTCTATGACGGCAACGACTCCTCCAGGCGCGCCAGCTCACCCCGTGACGCCACCCCCAGCTTCGGATAG
- a CDS encoding ATP-binding protein, which produces MGLYGREDELGVNDRVIQGARQGRSAALVVRGEAGIGKSELLAHAVTAARAEGLRVLRATGTESESELPFAGPHLLLGRAADRVAELPERQARALAGALGLTDAAVETGGGDRFLTGLAVLTLLADLAEERPLLCVVDDAHWLDRESAEALLFAGRRLDAEGVVLLFAARDTYAPPFPAPGLDELRVGAPSDAAARELLAEHAGDLPQHAHAQILGEAADNPLALREFPVAQREGLAHDAASADTRACSRRSATASRRCRPPPARCCSWRPRRPPTTSR; this is translated from the coding sequence ATGGGGTTGTACGGGAGGGAAGACGAACTCGGCGTCAACGACCGGGTTATCCAGGGGGCACGGCAGGGCCGCAGCGCGGCGCTCGTCGTGCGCGGCGAGGCCGGGATCGGCAAGTCCGAGCTGCTGGCGCACGCGGTCACCGCGGCCCGCGCCGAGGGGCTGCGGGTGTTGCGGGCCACCGGGACGGAGTCGGAGAGCGAGCTGCCCTTCGCGGGGCCGCACCTGCTGCTCGGCCGGGCGGCCGACCGTGTGGCGGAGCTGCCCGAGCGGCAGGCGCGGGCGCTCGCGGGCGCGCTGGGGCTGACCGACGCGGCGGTGGAGACGGGCGGCGGTGACCGGTTCCTGACCGGGCTCGCCGTCCTCACGCTGCTGGCCGATCTCGCCGAGGAGCGGCCGCTGCTGTGCGTGGTCGACGACGCGCACTGGCTCGACAGGGAGTCGGCCGAGGCGCTGCTCTTCGCCGGGCGGCGCCTCGACGCGGAGGGCGTCGTCCTGCTGTTCGCCGCCCGGGACACGTACGCCCCGCCGTTCCCCGCGCCGGGCCTCGACGAACTGCGGGTGGGCGCGCCGTCGGACGCGGCCGCCCGGGAGCTGCTCGCCGAACACGCCGGCGATCTGCCGCAGCACGCACACGCGCAGATCCTCGGCGAGGCGGCCGACAACCCCTTGGCGTTGCGGGAGTTTCCCGTGGCGCAGCGGGAGGGACTGGCCCACGACGCGGCGTCAGCGGACACGCGCGCGTGCAGCAGACGTTCAGCGACCGCATCTCGGCGTTGCCGCCCGCCACCCGCACGGTGCTGCTCGTGGCGGCCGCGGAGGCCACCGACGACCTCGCGGTGA
- a CDS encoding NADP-dependent oxidoreductase: MKMIAAALSAYGPPEVLRPTELAVPEPGPGEVRIRVRAAGVQPFDLGVREGWVPPGVEPGFPLVPGNEFAGVVDRIGEGVPDFAPGDEVLGYGLLGGYAQYVAVPAEQLVHKPAAMPWTVAGGFSGNGQGAHLALSQVRVKPGDTVLIGAAAGALGTFSVQLARAWGATTVIGTASERNHDYLRSLGAVPVTYGEGLVDRIRAVAPDGVDAALDAAGAEGLRAAVAVAKDRDRVVTMVATEEAARLGLPDWGGTRSAARLAELTALYEKGAVDVRLRATFPLERAADAHRLVATGHGRGKVVLTVD; the protein is encoded by the coding sequence ATGAAGATGATCGCCGCCGCGTTGTCCGCCTACGGTCCGCCCGAGGTGCTGCGGCCGACCGAGCTCGCCGTGCCCGAGCCGGGGCCGGGCGAGGTGCGGATACGCGTCAGGGCCGCCGGGGTGCAGCCCTTCGACCTCGGGGTGCGGGAGGGCTGGGTGCCGCCGGGCGTCGAGCCTGGGTTCCCGTTGGTGCCCGGCAATGAGTTCGCGGGGGTCGTGGACCGGATCGGCGAGGGCGTGCCCGACTTCGCGCCCGGTGACGAGGTGCTCGGCTACGGCCTGCTCGGCGGGTACGCGCAGTACGTCGCGGTCCCCGCCGAGCAGCTGGTGCACAAGCCGGCCGCGATGCCGTGGACGGTCGCCGGTGGCTTCTCCGGCAACGGTCAGGGTGCTCATCTGGCCCTCTCCCAGGTGCGTGTGAAGCCCGGCGACACCGTCCTGATCGGCGCGGCGGCCGGTGCGCTCGGCACGTTCTCCGTGCAGTTGGCGCGGGCGTGGGGCGCCACGACCGTCATCGGCACGGCGAGCGAGCGCAACCACGACTACCTCCGGTCGCTCGGAGCGGTCCCGGTGACGTACGGGGAGGGGCTCGTGGACCGGATCCGTGCCGTCGCGCCCGACGGCGTCGACGCGGCGCTCGACGCGGCCGGCGCGGAGGGGCTGCGCGCCGCCGTGGCGGTGGCCAAGGACCGTGACCGCGTGGTGACGATGGTCGCCACGGAGGAGGCGGCGCGCCTCGGCCTGCCGGACTGGGGCGGCACCCGGTCCGCCGCGCGCCTGGCCGAGCTGACCGCGCTGTACGAGAAGGGTGCGGTGGACGTGCGGCTGCGCGCGACGTTCCCGCTGGAGCGGGCGGCGGACGCGCACCGTCTCGTGGCCACCGGGCACGGGCGGGGCAAGGTCGTCCTCACCGTGGACTGA